One stretch of Rosistilla oblonga DNA includes these proteins:
- a CDS encoding transporter — MKRLNVAFLMLLAAANVSSAHDEYRSRADKHAPAGLMGDHLHAPGEWMVEYKYMNMYMDGNRAGTQRLSDSEAIDFGATSNPVTNRMASPNNMTHEMHMVHIMRGMTEDITLYAMVMLPSITMDHTRGPMNPAGGGPGSLFTTHNSGFGDTTIGALIGLYTDSNDDVILNLGGSLPTGDIFRTTSIPSGGMMEQPMPYPMRLGSGTFNARPGITWKHYFDFGSFGTQFQTDLPIGRNYRGYSVSDEFRLNNWYSQLITDNFTTSIRVENLWRTNYDGADPMSPDSMISTNVESFRGGYTLNLGLGAAALVRGHLLNVEFVPMLHQDLNGIQLETDWSIVSSWSKSF, encoded by the coding sequence ATGAAGCGATTGAATGTCGCGTTCTTAATGCTGCTAGCGGCAGCAAATGTTTCCAGTGCGCACGATGAGTATCGGTCTCGAGCCGACAAGCATGCGCCGGCTGGTTTGATGGGAGATCATCTGCACGCTCCCGGCGAGTGGATGGTCGAATACAAGTACATGAACATGTACATGGACGGCAACCGCGCCGGCACCCAGCGATTGAGCGACAGCGAGGCGATCGATTTCGGTGCGACCAGCAACCCCGTCACCAATCGCATGGCATCGCCCAATAACATGACGCACGAGATGCACATGGTGCATATCATGCGTGGAATGACCGAGGATATCACGCTCTACGCGATGGTCATGCTGCCAAGCATCACGATGGACCACACCCGCGGCCCGATGAATCCCGCCGGTGGCGGCCCGGGCAGCTTGTTCACGACGCATAACAGTGGATTTGGCGACACAACGATCGGGGCACTTATCGGTTTGTATACCGACAGCAACGACGACGTGATCTTGAATCTCGGCGGATCGCTGCCGACCGGCGATATCTTCCGGACGACGAGCATTCCTTCGGGCGGAATGATGGAGCAACCGATGCCCTATCCGATGCGTCTCGGTTCGGGAACCTTTAATGCCCGCCCCGGCATCACCTGGAAGCACTACTTCGATTTCGGTTCGTTTGGTACGCAGTTTCAAACCGACCTGCCGATCGGCCGCAACTATCGCGGATATTCGGTCAGCGATGAATTCCGACTGAACAACTGGTACAGCCAGTTGATTACCGATAACTTCACGACCAGCATTCGCGTCGAAAATCTCTGGCGGACCAACTACGACGGCGCCGATCCGATGAGCCCCGACTCGATGATCAGCACCAACGTCGAAAGCTTCCGCGGCGGATATACGCTGAACCTGGGACTCGGTGCGGCGGCATTGGTCCGCGGCCATCTGCTGAATGTCGAATTTGTGCCGATGCTGCACCAAGACCTGAACGGCATCCAACTGGAAACCGATTGGTCGATCGTCAGCAGTTGGTCGAAGAGCTTTTAG
- a CDS encoding purine-nucleoside phosphorylase produces MTKHPNQQCPAERVLRTAEFIACKLAELPRVAIILGSGLGNLADYIEDAIAIDYSDIPNWGQSWIAGHSGQLIFGWLDSQPVIAMSGRFHRYEGWTTEQVSFPVRVLAAIGSHTLIVSNAAGGLNPKYRVGDIVVIRDHIDMLHGHPGQRFDYGIYPPQTRSDAPLRGASPYDQALSEKALETARLNGFPAHSGTYLATLGPSYETRAEYRFMRKIGADVVGMSTVPEVLQAQRIGMRVLGMSMVSNIARPDAPQRTDHADVLAAAQIAEPRMRAIVREAVQRSTTS; encoded by the coding sequence ATGACCAAGCATCCCAACCAACAGTGTCCGGCCGAGCGAGTTTTGCGGACTGCGGAATTCATCGCGTGCAAGCTAGCCGAACTGCCGCGGGTGGCGATCATCTTGGGCAGCGGGCTCGGAAACCTCGCCGACTACATCGAAGATGCGATCGCGATCGATTACTCCGACATCCCCAACTGGGGACAATCGTGGATCGCGGGGCACAGCGGCCAACTGATCTTCGGCTGGCTCGATTCCCAACCGGTGATCGCGATGTCCGGCCGCTTCCATCGCTACGAGGGTTGGACAACCGAACAGGTTTCGTTCCCGGTCCGCGTCTTGGCCGCGATCGGTTCGCACACGCTGATCGTCTCCAATGCCGCCGGCGGGCTGAACCCAAAATATCGCGTTGGCGACATCGTGGTGATCCGCGACCACATCGACATGTTGCACGGACACCCAGGGCAACGATTCGATTACGGAATCTATCCTCCGCAAACGCGCAGCGACGCCCCTTTGCGTGGCGCATCCCCCTACGATCAAGCGCTCAGCGAGAAAGCCCTCGAAACGGCGCGGCTGAACGGTTTCCCGGCTCATTCGGGAACCTACCTCGCCACGCTTGGCCCCAGCTACGAAACCCGCGCCGAATACCGCTTCATGCGTAAGATCGGAGCCGACGTGGTTGGCATGAGCACCGTCCCGGAAGTCCTGCAGGCTCAGCGGATCGGGATGCGAGTATTGGGCATGTCGATGGTCAGCAACATCGCCCGTCCCGACGCTCCCCAACGCACCGACCACGCCGACGTCCTAGCCGCAGCGCAGATCGCCGAACCAAGAATGCGAGCGATCGTGCGAGAAGCAGTCCAGCGCAGCACCACCAGCTGA
- a CDS encoding purine-nucleoside phosphorylase, which yields MHDLYDKIQESTAAIKAAWGTTPRAGIILGTGLGGLVDEIEIEASLDYSEIPHFPTSTATSHRGRLVCGKLQGVPVVAMEGRFHMYEGYPLKQITLPVRVMKALGAELLVVSNACGGLNPYFQSGDIMVIEDQINLMGDNPLIGINDDRLGPRFPDMCEPYSQRLVDTALEIARRENIRAHKGVFVAVAGPNLETRAEYRFLRTIGADVVGMSTVPEVIVAVHCGLKVVGFSVITDMCLPDALQPAVVEEIIAIANAAEPNLRTLVRQSVADFANDRLA from the coding sequence ATGCACGACCTCTACGACAAAATTCAAGAATCGACAGCAGCGATCAAAGCCGCTTGGGGGACCACTCCGCGGGCCGGGATCATCCTCGGGACAGGCCTGGGTGGACTTGTCGACGAGATCGAGATCGAGGCCTCGCTGGACTATTCGGAGATCCCCCACTTTCCGACTTCGACAGCCACCAGCCATCGCGGGCGGTTGGTCTGCGGCAAATTGCAAGGCGTCCCCGTCGTTGCGATGGAAGGCCGCTTCCATATGTACGAGGGCTATCCGCTGAAACAGATCACGCTGCCGGTCCGCGTGATGAAGGCTTTGGGAGCCGAATTGCTGGTCGTTTCGAACGCTTGCGGCGGCCTGAATCCCTATTTCCAATCGGGGGACATCATGGTCATCGAAGACCAGATCAACCTGATGGGTGACAATCCATTGATCGGCATCAACGACGATCGACTCGGGCCACGTTTCCCCGACATGTGCGAACCCTACAGCCAACGGCTGGTCGATACAGCTTTGGAAATCGCCCGCCGCGAGAACATTCGCGCCCACAAAGGCGTCTTTGTCGCCGTCGCCGGACCGAACCTGGAAACCCGAGCCGAATACAGATTCCTGCGGACGATCGGTGCCGATGTCGTTGGCATGAGCACCGTGCCGGAGGTGATCGTGGCGGTCCACTGCGGGCTGAAGGTCGTCGGATTTTCGGTGATCACCGACATGTGCTTGCCCGACGCGCTGCAGCCAGCGGTTGTCGAGGAGATCATCGCGATCGCCAACGCCGCCGAACCGAACCTGCGAACCCTGGTCCGCCAGTCGGTCGCCGATTTCGCCAACGACCGCCTGGCGTAA
- a CDS encoding ATP-binding protein has product MIPSVDQFEKLGAFYLGREYDLKAGRNRDDLLMYDAKDLCTHALCVGMTGSGKTGLCLSLLEEAAIDGIPALCVDPKGDLANLLLTFPDFNPEDYKPWLEQGEASRKGITLDELAASKAKLWQDGLASWGQDGERIRRFQDSVDIAVYTPGSNIGLPLTILKSFNAPPPEILEDSEAMSDRIASAASGLLALVGVDADPLSSPDHILLSKILDTNWRAGKNVTIGDLIGMIASPPFDRVGVINLDAFMSPADRTKLSMRLNNLLASPAFSTWLEGEALDIQRLMYTDEGKPRLTILSIAHLSDTERMFFVTILLNELVAWMRTQSGTSSLRAMFYMDEVFGYFPPVAKPPSKAPMLTLLKQARAFGLGVTLATQNPVDLDYKGLSNIGTWFLGRLQTERDKQRVLEGLEGAAAQTGVPFDRQEMEQTLAGLGSRVFLMNNVHDDGPRVFQSRWALSFLSGPLARDQISRLMKDRREQAAKALAESGEPAESIAAGSAQGSRPMVPAGIEERFVCPTQTPAESASLVYRPAILGKGSLHFVRSRGSIDLWQDQMRIVSCAAGVPDPLWIDSKPAPQDLQLSDRPDERYTFADLPTELVNEKSYKRWADDLKDYFYRHQTLAVYECDEVDQLAPPGSTEVQARLHFKQAAREARDRETEKLRDKFSSKMQSLEKKIRTAEDRVSREASQAQGATWQSMIQIGSTLLNGFMGNKISRRASTAANGWNRAARQKEDVHRAEAALQALHGDMADLEEDLKREIDELAERFHIENLKLEETLINPRKGDLRVDSPVLLWTPWQVDSVGIAQRLF; this is encoded by the coding sequence ATGATCCCTTCCGTCGATCAGTTTGAAAAACTCGGAGCCTTCTATCTGGGCCGCGAGTACGATTTGAAAGCCGGCCGCAATCGCGACGACCTGCTGATGTACGATGCTAAAGATTTGTGCACTCACGCCCTCTGCGTCGGAATGACCGGCAGCGGCAAGACGGGGCTCTGTCTGTCACTGTTGGAAGAAGCCGCGATCGACGGCATTCCGGCTCTTTGCGTCGATCCCAAGGGAGACCTGGCGAATCTGCTGCTGACCTTCCCCGACTTCAATCCCGAAGATTACAAACCTTGGTTGGAACAGGGAGAAGCATCGCGGAAGGGGATCACGCTGGACGAATTGGCTGCCAGCAAGGCGAAGCTGTGGCAGGACGGACTGGCGTCGTGGGGGCAGGACGGCGAACGCATCCGCCGTTTTCAAGATTCGGTCGACATCGCCGTCTACACGCCTGGCAGCAACATCGGGCTGCCGTTGACGATTTTGAAGAGCTTCAACGCGCCGCCCCCCGAAATTTTGGAAGACAGCGAAGCGATGAGCGATCGGATCGCCAGCGCCGCATCGGGGCTGTTGGCGTTGGTCGGCGTCGATGCCGATCCGCTCTCCTCCCCCGATCACATCCTGCTGTCGAAGATTTTGGACACCAACTGGCGTGCCGGGAAAAACGTGACCATCGGCGACTTGATCGGGATGATCGCTTCGCCGCCGTTCGATCGCGTCGGCGTGATCAATCTCGATGCCTTCATGTCGCCAGCCGATCGAACCAAGCTGTCGATGCGGTTGAACAATCTGTTGGCCTCTCCCGCCTTCTCGACTTGGTTGGAAGGCGAAGCGTTGGACATTCAGCGGCTGATGTACACCGACGAGGGGAAGCCGCGGTTGACGATCCTGTCGATCGCCCATCTGTCGGATACCGAGCGGATGTTTTTCGTCACGATCCTGTTGAACGAATTGGTCGCCTGGATGCGGACGCAGAGCGGCACCAGCAGCTTGCGGGCGATGTTCTACATGGACGAGGTCTTCGGCTATTTCCCTCCCGTCGCTAAACCGCCATCGAAGGCGCCGATGCTGACGCTGCTGAAGCAGGCTCGGGCGTTTGGTTTGGGCGTCACGCTAGCGACTCAAAACCCGGTCGACCTCGACTACAAAGGGCTGTCGAACATCGGCACCTGGTTCTTGGGGCGGCTGCAAACCGAACGCGATAAGCAGCGTGTGCTCGAGGGACTCGAAGGAGCCGCGGCGCAGACCGGCGTGCCGTTTGACCGCCAAGAGATGGAACAGACGCTGGCCGGGTTGGGGAGCCGCGTCTTCTTGATGAACAACGTTCACGACGATGGGCCGCGCGTCTTTCAGTCGCGTTGGGCGCTGTCGTTCCTGTCGGGCCCGTTGGCTCGCGATCAGATCTCCCGGTTGATGAAGGACCGCCGAGAGCAGGCAGCCAAGGCGTTGGCCGAAAGTGGTGAACCGGCCGAATCGATCGCCGCCGGAAGCGCTCAAGGTTCGCGGCCGATGGTTCCCGCGGGGATCGAGGAGCGGTTTGTCTGCCCGACGCAAACACCGGCCGAATCGGCGTCGCTGGTCTACCGGCCGGCGATTTTGGGAAAGGGATCGCTGCACTTCGTCCGCAGCCGCGGGTCGATCGATCTGTGGCAGGATCAGATGCGAATCGTCTCTTGCGCCGCTGGCGTCCCCGATCCGCTGTGGATCGACAGCAAGCCCGCTCCACAGGATCTGCAGCTCAGCGATCGACCGGACGAAAGGTATACGTTCGCCGATCTGCCGACCGAATTGGTGAATGAGAAATCGTACAAGCGCTGGGCGGACGATCTGAAGGATTACTTCTACCGACACCAAACGCTGGCGGTCTACGAATGCGACGAAGTCGATCAGCTAGCGCCGCCGGGATCGACCGAGGTGCAGGCGCGATTGCACTTCAAACAAGCGGCTCGCGAGGCGCGGGATCGCGAGACGGAGAAGTTGCGTGACAAGTTCTCCTCGAAAATGCAATCGTTGGAAAAGAAGATTCGGACCGCCGAGGATCGCGTTTCCCGCGAAGCGTCGCAAGCCCAAGGGGCGACTTGGCAATCGATGATCCAGATCGGTTCGACGCTGTTAAACGGATTTATGGGGAACAAGATCAGCCGTCGGGCTTCGACAGCGGCCAACGGATGGAATCGCGCCGCGCGGCAGAAGGAGGATGTCCACCGCGCCGAAGCGGCGTTGCAAGCGTTGCACGGCGACATGGCCGATCTGGAAGAGGATTTGAAACGCGAGATCGACGAACTGGCCGAACGCTTTCATATCGAGAACCTGAAGCTGGAAGAGACGCTGATCAATCCACGCAAGGGGGATTTGCGAGTCGATTCGCCCGTGCTGCTGTGGACCCCGTGGCAAGTCGATTCGGTGGGGATCGCCCAGCGGCTGTTTTAG
- a CDS encoding ATP-dependent helicase: MSHGLNPAQHEAVNTLSGPLLVLAGAGTGKTRVVTFRIANLIRNGTAADRILAVTFTNKAAGEMQERIAELLGISKRPSKKDDRPRPVIGTFHSQCVRILRQHATNLGYPKKFAIYDRSDQESIARSVLRELRLPTAALKPGDLLSIIGQWKNGSIHPDAAVNEARTDKEHLAAAGYRRYQNSLKACGAMDFDDLLLNTEVLFTEHEEVRQSEADRFDHILVDEYQDTNGSQYRIIKALADAHRNLCVVGDDDQSIYGWRGADVRHILNFKKDWEDATVVRLEDNYRSTGSILEMANRLIQYNTVRHDKSLKPARPAGQRPRISQFKDETEESQRVVGEIGRLIELNHYQPGEIAILFRTKEQPRLFEQELRKAALPYVMMGSQSFFDRREVRDVVAYLKWVEQPDDEVSLMRVANTPPRGLGQGTVKLLMDAAVKRGQPIWQVMCDDTVTSTLPPAARRGIDDLRGILVDVQNRIRDDGLTEAVNTLIARTRYMDEIRTRYNEPEECEARIASIGEVVNAVDAYADRAKKPSLTDFLSEIALSGREMGNEKDRAAQQNAIWLLTMHAAKGLEFPVVYMVGMEDGLLPHHRSTKGDDDAIAEERRLCYVGITRAQEKLTLSLALTRRKWGKPRPTTPSRFLYEITGQADNPNRYRK; encoded by the coding sequence ATGTCACATGGTCTGAACCCCGCTCAACACGAAGCCGTTAATACGCTCTCTGGTCCGCTGCTGGTCTTGGCCGGAGCGGGTACGGGGAAGACGCGCGTCGTCACCTTTCGTATCGCCAACCTGATCCGCAACGGCACCGCTGCCGATCGGATCCTTGCGGTGACGTTCACCAACAAAGCAGCGGGCGAGATGCAGGAGCGGATCGCCGAGCTTCTGGGGATCTCCAAACGCCCGTCCAAAAAAGACGATCGGCCGCGGCCCGTGATCGGCACGTTCCACTCGCAGTGCGTTCGCATCTTGCGCCAACACGCGACCAATCTGGGATACCCGAAGAAGTTCGCGATCTATGATCGATCGGATCAAGAGAGCATCGCGCGGAGCGTGCTTCGCGAATTGCGTTTGCCGACGGCGGCGCTGAAGCCGGGCGATCTGCTGTCGATCATCGGCCAATGGAAAAACGGCTCGATCCATCCCGACGCGGCGGTCAACGAAGCGCGAACCGACAAAGAGCACCTCGCGGCGGCTGGTTATCGGCGGTATCAGAATTCGCTGAAGGCTTGCGGCGCGATGGACTTCGACGATCTGTTGCTGAACACCGAGGTGCTGTTTACCGAACACGAAGAGGTTCGCCAATCGGAGGCCGATCGCTTCGATCACATCCTTGTCGATGAGTATCAGGACACCAACGGCAGCCAGTATCGGATCATCAAAGCGCTCGCCGATGCGCATCGCAATCTGTGTGTCGTGGGGGACGATGATCAATCGATTTATGGCTGGCGTGGAGCCGACGTTCGCCACATTTTGAACTTCAAGAAAGACTGGGAAGATGCGACCGTCGTCCGCTTGGAGGACAATTATCGCTCGACCGGATCGATCCTCGAAATGGCCAACCGGTTGATTCAGTACAACACGGTCCGGCACGACAAATCGCTAAAGCCGGCACGTCCGGCGGGACAGCGGCCGCGGATCTCGCAGTTCAAAGACGAGACCGAAGAATCGCAGCGCGTCGTCGGCGAGATCGGCCGGTTGATCGAATTGAATCACTACCAACCGGGCGAGATCGCGATCCTATTCCGGACCAAGGAACAGCCGCGGTTGTTCGAGCAGGAGTTGCGGAAGGCAGCCCTGCCCTACGTGATGATGGGCAGCCAGTCGTTTTTTGATCGACGCGAAGTCCGCGATGTCGTGGCGTATCTGAAGTGGGTCGAACAGCCCGACGATGAGGTCTCGCTGATGCGCGTGGCCAACACGCCGCCGCGCGGGCTGGGCCAGGGAACTGTCAAGTTGTTGATGGACGCCGCGGTGAAGCGAGGCCAGCCGATCTGGCAGGTGATGTGCGACGACACGGTCACATCGACGCTGCCGCCAGCGGCTCGCCGCGGAATCGACGACTTGCGTGGCATCCTTGTCGATGTGCAGAATCGGATCCGCGACGATGGACTGACCGAAGCGGTTAACACGCTGATCGCGCGAACGCGTTATATGGACGAGATCCGCACGCGTTACAACGAGCCCGAAGAGTGTGAAGCGAGAATCGCGTCGATCGGCGAAGTCGTCAACGCGGTCGATGCGTATGCCGATCGCGCCAAGAAACCCAGCCTGACCGACTTCCTCTCGGAGATCGCTCTTTCGGGACGCGAGATGGGGAACGAAAAAGATCGCGCTGCCCAACAGAACGCGATCTGGTTGCTGACGATGCACGCCGCCAAGGGGCTCGAATTCCCTGTCGTCTATATGGTCGGCATGGAGGATGGCCTGCTGCCTCACCACCGCAGCACCAAGGGAGACGACGACGCGATCGCTGAAGAGCGGCGGCTGTGTTACGTCGGGATCACCCGGGCGCAGGAAAAGCTGACTCTCTCGCTGGCGCTGACGCGTCGTAAATGGGGTAAGCCCCGGCCGACGACGCCCAGCCGGTTCCTGTACGAGATCACCGGCCAAGCCGATAATCCAAACCGCTACCGCAAGTAG
- a CDS encoding HisA/HisF-related TIM barrel protein: MLSTTAESTDDDPLASVLGVIDLKEGKAVHAVRGNRDSYRPVCCAATNDGDPIALAQMYLDSDVGGLYVADLDAITAGAPHNKLLNRLADLGAPIWIDAGVVELQLPASDRIVRVVGTESIASLEELVPLRERWSARRHGIVLSIDLRERVVLGGSPALASQTAVEIASQAINSGFRRLIALDLAAVGAASGTLTLPICQAIAEKHPHVELTSGGGIRTLADIHVLKEGGCRYVLVGTALHGGRKKLSFGSGTC, encoded by the coding sequence ATGCTCAGCACCACCGCAGAATCGACCGACGACGATCCGCTGGCGTCGGTCTTGGGCGTGATCGATCTGAAGGAGGGCAAAGCCGTCCACGCGGTCCGCGGCAATCGCGACAGCTATCGGCCGGTTTGCTGTGCCGCGACAAATGATGGCGATCCGATCGCGTTGGCTCAAATGTATCTCGACTCCGACGTCGGCGGGTTGTACGTCGCCGATCTCGACGCGATCACCGCGGGGGCTCCTCACAACAAGCTCCTGAATCGCTTGGCGGATTTGGGAGCTCCGATCTGGATCGACGCCGGCGTCGTCGAATTGCAACTGCCCGCGTCCGACCGGATCGTCCGCGTCGTCGGGACCGAATCGATAGCCTCTTTGGAAGAGCTTGTGCCGCTGCGCGAGCGGTGGTCGGCTCGGCGGCATGGGATCGTTTTGAGCATCGATCTGCGCGAGAGAGTCGTTTTGGGGGGCTCGCCGGCTTTGGCAAGTCAAACGGCTGTCGAGATCGCTAGCCAAGCGATCAACAGCGGTTTCCGGCGGCTGATCGCGCTGGATCTGGCGGCTGTCGGGGCCGCTTCTGGCACCCTAACGTTGCCGATTTGCCAGGCTATCGCCGAGAAACACCCCCATGTGGAATTGACCTCCGGCGGCGGGATTCGGACGCTTGCCGACATCCATGTACTAAAAGAGGGGGGCTGTCGATACGTATTGGTCGGTACGGCCCTCCATGGTGGGCGAAAGAAGTTGTCCTTTGGCAGCGGAACTTGTTGA
- a CDS encoding RsmD family RNA methyltransferase has product MKKSKPYQASEAKRGVKPKATTLRVIGGDMRGRKVRYNGDRSTRPMRDSVRESLFNLIGQRIKGSIVFDPFGGTGVLAIESISRGASRAVTMEQNRRTLEQIRQNVADLDLTERISLTAGDAFRGLGALMHQAHAEEPDTPWVFLMCPPYEMFQSRIKDLNRMICFAAEAHPHGVLVAECDNFFDTAELTAAEWDVRKYGITQLALTELSSVQLP; this is encoded by the coding sequence TTGAAGAAATCAAAACCTTACCAGGCGTCCGAGGCGAAGCGCGGTGTGAAGCCCAAAGCGACCACACTGCGAGTGATCGGAGGCGATATGCGGGGCCGCAAGGTCCGCTACAACGGCGACCGTAGCACGCGTCCGATGCGAGACTCGGTGCGTGAGAGCCTGTTTAATCTGATCGGCCAACGAATCAAAGGATCGATCGTTTTCGATCCCTTTGGGGGCACCGGCGTGCTAGCGATCGAATCGATCAGCCGCGGAGCCAGCCGAGCCGTGACGATGGAGCAGAACCGGCGAACGCTGGAACAGATCCGTCAAAACGTCGCCGATCTCGACCTCACCGAGCGCATCTCGCTGACCGCGGGAGACGCGTTTCGTGGACTCGGTGCATTGATGCACCAAGCGCACGCCGAAGAGCCCGATACGCCGTGGGTCTTTTTGATGTGCCCGCCGTACGAGATGTTCCAGTCGCGGATCAAAGATCTGAACCGGATGATCTGCTTCGCCGCCGAAGCCCATCCGCACGGCGTGTTAGTTGCCGAATGCGACAACTTTTTTGATACCGCCGAACTAACCGCAGCCGAATGGGACGTGCGGAAATACGGAATCACCCAGCTGGCGTTGACCGAACTTAGTTCTGTCCAGCTGCCTTAG
- a CDS encoding peptidylprolyl isomerase, translating into MSLRILAAPLLLAICLTNLAAAQESDGDQAAAAETPVAAEQPPAEDAKPAAEEKPAEEKPAAEEKPAAEEKPAADKPAAEDEKTVASPEEVKKLQAVFDQRVKEWRKATQEFWAEVNEFHTAGGDVKFSEQIRWAERESATRDAMQAAFLAASDLVFADHENRDARTFMAQSILYHAQNDWYEGLKDAALAMLEVGIKDVQLNVIAGVAAAATGDFEVAKENLKLTPAEGDEGLLKVARRMNFMLDPLQEAWEKEQKIRQAEAEADDLPRVLLKTTRGDVLVELFENEAPNTVASFISLVEDGFYSNVPFYQVVEHEFAQTGDRDGDGSGTADYRVRDEATGERGIFRGSLVLAKIPNPNAAHNPDVPGTIPDTGSSQFLITLLPFNPDYKELCCFGRVISGMGAISTLNRAKVEKEKDAPVVLPDSIIEAEVVRKRDHEYKPETLPY; encoded by the coding sequence ATGAGTTTACGAATTCTCGCCGCACCGCTGTTGCTGGCGATCTGCTTGACCAATCTGGCTGCCGCGCAAGAGTCCGACGGCGACCAAGCCGCCGCCGCCGAAACACCCGTGGCCGCGGAGCAACCGCCGGCAGAGGATGCGAAACCCGCGGCTGAAGAGAAGCCAGCTGAAGAGAAGCCAGCAGCCGAGGAGAAGCCAGCAGCCGAGGAGAAGCCTGCGGCGGACAAGCCTGCGGCTGAGGATGAAAAAACGGTGGCATCTCCCGAGGAGGTGAAGAAGTTGCAGGCGGTGTTCGATCAGCGGGTCAAGGAGTGGCGGAAAGCGACTCAGGAGTTTTGGGCCGAGGTCAACGAATTCCACACCGCTGGCGGCGACGTGAAATTCAGCGAACAGATCCGCTGGGCCGAGCGAGAATCGGCGACTCGCGACGCGATGCAGGCTGCGTTTCTGGCGGCTTCGGATTTAGTTTTCGCCGATCATGAAAATCGCGACGCGCGAACCTTTATGGCTCAATCGATCCTCTACCACGCGCAAAACGACTGGTACGAAGGGCTCAAAGATGCAGCGCTGGCGATGTTGGAAGTTGGCATCAAAGATGTCCAACTGAATGTGATCGCCGGTGTCGCCGCAGCGGCGACGGGAGACTTTGAAGTCGCCAAAGAGAATCTGAAACTGACTCCCGCCGAAGGCGATGAGGGGCTTTTGAAGGTCGCCCGCCGGATGAACTTTATGCTCGATCCGTTGCAGGAGGCGTGGGAGAAGGAGCAGAAGATTCGCCAGGCGGAAGCGGAAGCGGACGACCTGCCTCGCGTTTTGCTGAAGACGACGCGTGGTGATGTGTTGGTGGAACTGTTTGAAAATGAAGCTCCCAATACCGTCGCCAGCTTCATCTCGCTGGTCGAGGATGGTTTCTACAGCAACGTGCCGTTTTACCAAGTGGTCGAGCATGAGTTTGCTCAGACGGGCGATCGCGACGGCGATGGATCGGGAACTGCCGACTACCGCGTGCGCGACGAAGCGACTGGCGAGCGGGGGATCTTTCGCGGATCGTTGGTGTTGGCCAAGATCCCCAATCCCAACGCCGCTCACAATCCCGATGTGCCGGGAACGATCCCCGATACCGGCAGCAGCCAGTTCCTGATCACGCTGTTGCCCTTCAATCCCGACTACAAAGAACTCTGCTGCTTCGGCCGCGTGATCAGCGGGATGGGAGCGATCTCGACGCTCAACCGCGCCAAGGTCGAAAAGGAGAAGGACGCGCCGGTCGTGTTGCCCGATTCGATCATCGAAGCGGAAGTCGTGCGGAAGCGGGATCACGAATACAAACCCGAAACGCTTCCTTACTGA